One stretch of Paenibacillus sp. AN1007 DNA includes these proteins:
- a CDS encoding amino acid adenylation domain-containing protein, which produces MNTLEKHVLLSDARLEKEKRFWLEQFSDFTEMTRLSFQSSVPQKEVVVKRFSLNSKLTQRLQTVSRGSEHAMFILLLSGISCLLHRYTGKTDVTFGVPIIANPDEERASLNTLMLIRAKHQSGENGRQLIAQMKQCIVDADRHSNFPFSLLLDMLGVDQKEGPHCSIIATMKGTYDPSIVEDIHYDCRFEFERSNDEIVLQLSYARSSYADWFISQLFIHFERILDQLLFHPDQLLESYEILDENELSLLVPAISQEEDLNLVSTIPTLFVKQVEQHPDKVAIRSDTGKYTYKELDDMANRVAVYLIQERGLQPGGHVGIMMHNSVYSVLSILGVLKAGGAYVPLDPELPLVRLKTMMTDACIDTVLSLKTYLKQLNRLQWEVSLFKAYLCLDTDQLDHAEELESEFMDQAVWNFVADQAGDDIAGGAWVNSYTRQDLSRTEMDEYANNIKQKLLPFINKDTRVLEIGCASGISMFTLAPHVGFYYGTDLSQSMIDFCQKRVEREGFEHIRLRSLPADQIETLDEAPFDIIVLNSVVQIFKGHHYLRKVLRSALNMLSAEGKIFIGDVMDLDSKEAFLEDLRQFALTHPEANTKMEFDNELFLSREFFEDIHATYEEITSVRFSDKVYTIPNELTLFRYDVILEKNGPSLSSRPSKWKHQHDLKWIKELPDSAPQVDFSASSAAYILYTSGSTGTPKGVVVEHHNVVRLLKTAASLFSYNHRDVWSMFHSISFDFSVWEMFGALLYGGELVIVPRELAADTRRFVPFVKENQVTMLSQTPSAFYQFAREAVQNNIQLPSLQTIVFGGEALQPTMLREWNVHYPQVQLINMYGITETTVHVTYKEITSEDIHRNVSDIGRALPSYQVYVLDPSQRVVPAGVPGEMYVGGSGVARQYLNLKDLTEQRFTSIPMQPGKKVYRTGDLARWNTDGTLEYMGRIDEQVKIRGYRLESGEITAALLQHANVDQAIVQVIESKDDSKELCVYYTVSGVVGPKEIKEWLSKKLPKYMIPTFVVQVDSIPLTPNGKVDRRKLPDPRLDLHREQTFQQPMGDLEESLASIFEDILGVSRIGRYDSFFELGGHSLKATRLVSRVYKELAYELNLRDIFRFPSIHELAVHLAGLRSIRAFEGIHPAEPREHYPLTSAQKRLYILEQFSDIGTSYNMPLILEAVGKLDVDRVRACCLQLLQRHVSLRTAFTMIEDSPAQIVFELNELTPDIRYIELEDVSKTSLQEHIHEFVRPFNLSQPPLMRLEIIRLNHDKYMFMLDMHHLISDGTSLYLWINEFMALYRGEQLNPLHIQFTDYAIWQQEQGEDLREKQKNYWHSQLAGELPVLQLPYDQERPAIQDFRGDQLTIHLSSNLTQKLHETCLQRGVTMYMLLMAAYQIMLHKYTGQEDIIVGTPAAGRGHVDLEPIIGMFVNTLAIRSFPRSDLTFDSFLNEVKSVCLGAFEHEDYPLEQLVQDLKVQRDSSRNPLFDTMLAFQNMEKVTFRMDSLEITACDYEWTSSKFDLLLQAEEDAERLVLTFEYATSLFHKATVERFGSSLVRVLEEVVTHPELKIRDISVLTAQEIQVIDRQLSGEDRKGGQVNTIYSAFREQVLRTPDRIAIVEEEVFLSYQELSQRVNRLASVIRKKGVGHGSAVAICGERSISYITGVLAIIKAGAAFVPIDSTLPPDRMLYMLQDSDAKLVIDCSGELSDISEVPLLSLEINDDEEYNIGLEPTVKPEDPLYIVYTSGTTGAPKGVQLAHSNLMNLVLHHQQQSTIQMDGRVLHASSIGFDVCYQEMFVTLLSGGELVIAPEQVKTTPDLLLKFIRKHEVKTLFLPTAYFNFLAGEADMVNDLLGGTLQHIVVAGEALVLSAPFRSAYQQSKVILHNHYGPSETHVVTTIALGKDEGLQERPTIGKPINNVRCYILDQQKQFVPIGVAGELYISGASVGQGYVNQPELTAQQFTQDLYQDGVVMYRTGDLAKLLPTGEIQLIGRTDHQVKIRGYRIEPGEITASLLQQEGIRQAAAIVKTDPHGGKELLAFYVAEKEIEHSDVSLFLAKRLPSYMMPAHLIRLETIPLTRNGKVDYKALSAASAPTLISESYEAPTMEIELKISELFKHALGKNHLGRHSDFFAEGGHSLKAMKLVADIRKQLSVEITLKDIFLYPTVQLLANYVSGLDGAEAAASIVKTDRLHGYPLTSAQKRLYILDQYEGISTTYHLSSSLLVEGKLDLERVQFVYQALLKRHESLRTSFHMEDEETIQIVNDVEDIVLWYRDAEGVEEGVLNELVNSFICPFDLHTAPLMRLGVIRLDKEKHILLMDMHHIVSDGTSIGILIEEFLALYRGEQLPSVQVTFKDFAVWQEDQLKSEQTISKETFWTNHLSGELPVLQLPTDFPRPIHQKFEGELTFLELDQDLLLELRKLTQKTNSTLYMIMLSAFYILMHKYSGDEDIIVGVPVAGRSHADAARVVGMLVNTLPVRTRPEHNKTFTAYLHEVKQILLDAFEHQDYPLERMMEKLEFAADPTRNPLFSVTFDFQNMHMPAMNLEGMKITSWDSSHTSSKFDISVSVSEQEHGVRCLVEYATSLFSRETVDRMMAHYREILLSIIHSEDTLIGKLGSMPLNERELILDNFNQSSKEIYSDEWIHVTFERLADCQPSATAIVMGEMHLSYGELNSHANQLAYTLMEQGIGHNQVVAVYMDSSINTVVSIIAILKAGAAYLPVDPEYPLDRVHFILEDSEAKMVITDADHAKMTGNVPAMIYDFAANVDLWEMRINNPNVLLEPSHLAYVIYTSGSTGKPKGVKIPHRGLCSLSELCTDNLEIRPSDKISQIASIAFDMAAFEIIAALSTGAQLHLVPRKVAANPEKLTELLNESGISVMFMTPSHLAYLNPAHLHSVRLAATGGEAISKHEYERWQKFEYANLYGPTEATILATAWRPEPGGLNGMQVPIGKPVAGRKIYILNESLELQPIGVEGELYIGGEGIAAGYVGLEEVNKKHFIADPFSPGQKMYKTGDKGRWLMDGNIEFKGRADHQVKIRGYRIETGEIELALLQHSFVHEAVVIVKTMTDQEPYLCAFIVESEPVDSNVLRRFLSDRIPHYMLPAKIVKLSHLPVTLNGKLDRKQLESFDISLVDETNYIQPRTEMEQGLADLWKKYLNAERIGIRDNFFEMGGQSLIATRILTEITRDWGLTISLRHLYQYQTIEELAHFMEGETKLDTNGEQP; this is translated from the coding sequence ATGAATACGCTCGAAAAACACGTACTTTTATCTGATGCAAGGCTGGAAAAGGAAAAGCGATTCTGGCTTGAACAATTTTCTGATTTTACAGAAATGACACGGCTCTCCTTTCAGTCATCCGTTCCACAGAAAGAAGTTGTAGTAAAGCGTTTTTCCTTAAATTCAAAACTTACACAACGTCTCCAGACGGTGAGTAGAGGCTCTGAACATGCCATGTTTATATTGCTGCTCTCAGGGATCAGCTGCCTTTTGCATAGATATACAGGGAAGACCGATGTTACTTTCGGAGTTCCCATCATAGCTAACCCGGATGAGGAGCGAGCTTCGCTAAATACGTTGATGCTCATTCGGGCCAAGCACCAGTCTGGAGAAAATGGGCGACAACTCATTGCACAGATGAAACAATGCATAGTAGATGCGGATCGTCATTCCAATTTTCCTTTTTCCCTTTTGCTCGATATGCTTGGTGTTGATCAAAAAGAAGGCCCTCACTGCAGCATCATCGCAACCATGAAAGGAACGTATGATCCATCGATTGTGGAAGATATTCATTATGATTGCCGTTTCGAGTTCGAGCGTTCTAATGACGAGATAGTTTTACAGTTAAGTTATGCGAGGTCGTCTTATGCCGATTGGTTTATCAGCCAGTTGTTCATTCATTTTGAACGGATATTAGACCAACTGCTCTTTCATCCAGACCAACTGTTGGAATCGTACGAAATACTTGATGAAAACGAGTTGAGTTTACTCGTACCCGCAATAAGTCAGGAAGAGGATCTCAATCTAGTTTCAACAATTCCAACATTATTCGTAAAACAAGTGGAACAGCATCCGGACAAAGTCGCCATTCGATCGGATACCGGGAAGTACACCTACAAGGAATTAGATGACATGGCTAATCGCGTTGCTGTTTATCTAATACAGGAACGCGGTTTACAGCCTGGAGGGCATGTTGGAATTATGATGCATAATTCCGTCTATTCAGTCCTCAGCATCCTTGGCGTTCTCAAAGCAGGTGGAGCTTATGTTCCATTGGATCCTGAACTGCCCCTTGTACGACTAAAAACGATGATGACCGATGCCTGTATTGATACGGTCTTGTCCCTTAAAACTTATCTCAAACAGCTCAATCGCCTGCAATGGGAAGTGTCATTGTTTAAGGCATATCTTTGCCTCGATACAGATCAACTAGATCATGCTGAAGAGTTAGAAAGTGAGTTTATGGATCAGGCTGTATGGAACTTTGTAGCAGACCAGGCTGGTGATGATATTGCTGGCGGTGCATGGGTAAACAGTTATACGCGTCAGGATTTGTCGCGGACAGAAATGGATGAGTACGCGAACAACATCAAGCAAAAGCTGTTACCTTTCATAAACAAAGACACTCGTGTTCTCGAGATTGGTTGTGCATCTGGGATCAGTATGTTTACGCTCGCTCCTCATGTTGGATTTTATTATGGAACGGATCTATCCCAAAGCATGATTGATTTTTGTCAGAAGAGAGTCGAACGAGAAGGCTTTGAACACATTCGATTACGAAGTCTCCCTGCTGATCAGATAGAAACACTTGACGAAGCGCCTTTTGACATCATTGTTCTGAACAGCGTCGTTCAAATTTTTAAAGGGCACCATTATTTGCGGAAGGTACTTCGTTCCGCTCTGAATATGCTCTCAGCAGAAGGCAAAATATTTATCGGCGACGTTATGGACCTTGATAGCAAAGAAGCTTTTTTAGAGGACTTACGGCAATTTGCTCTAACACATCCGGAAGCGAACACGAAAATGGAATTTGATAATGAGTTATTTTTGTCTAGGGAATTTTTCGAGGATATTCATGCGACATATGAGGAGATCACCAGCGTTCGTTTCTCAGATAAGGTGTATACGATTCCTAACGAACTCACCTTGTTTAGGTATGATGTGATCCTTGAAAAAAATGGGCCTTCATTATCCAGCAGACCTAGCAAGTGGAAGCATCAGCATGATCTGAAATGGATCAAAGAACTGCCTGATTCCGCTCCTCAAGTCGATTTTTCGGCAAGCAGCGCTGCATATATTCTTTATACTTCAGGGTCAACTGGAACACCTAAAGGAGTCGTAGTCGAACATCATAATGTGGTTCGTTTACTAAAGACAGCGGCCTCGCTGTTTTCATACAACCATCGTGATGTTTGGTCTATGTTCCATTCCATATCATTCGACTTTTCGGTTTGGGAAATGTTTGGTGCACTGCTCTATGGAGGCGAACTTGTCATTGTACCTCGGGAACTGGCAGCGGACACTCGTCGTTTTGTACCATTTGTGAAAGAGAATCAGGTTACGATGCTGAGCCAGACGCCATCAGCGTTTTATCAATTTGCCCGTGAAGCCGTGCAGAACAATATTCAATTACCATCACTTCAAACGATTGTGTTCGGCGGAGAAGCACTACAACCGACCATGCTTCGTGAATGGAATGTACATTATCCGCAAGTTCAGTTAATCAACATGTATGGCATTACAGAAACAACCGTTCACGTTACTTATAAAGAAATTACTTCTGAGGATATTCATCGTAATGTATCCGATATTGGCAGGGCGCTACCATCCTATCAGGTGTACGTTCTTGATCCATCACAGCGGGTCGTCCCAGCTGGGGTGCCAGGTGAAATGTATGTAGGTGGAAGTGGTGTTGCACGACAATATTTAAATTTGAAGGACTTAACGGAGCAGCGATTCACTTCCATTCCGATGCAGCCTGGTAAAAAAGTGTATCGAACGGGTGATTTGGCACGCTGGAATACAGACGGCACGCTCGAGTATATGGGCAGAATCGACGAACAGGTCAAAATTAGGGGATATCGGTTGGAATCAGGAGAAATTACCGCTGCTCTTTTACAGCATGCAAATGTCGATCAGGCGATTGTCCAAGTGATCGAATCAAAGGACGATAGTAAAGAACTTTGTGTGTACTATACCGTTTCCGGTGTAGTGGGTCCTAAAGAGATCAAAGAATGGCTCTCAAAGAAGCTGCCTAAATATATGATTCCTACTTTTGTCGTTCAAGTGGACAGCATACCTCTTACTCCAAACGGAAAAGTAGATCGAAGAAAACTTCCTGATCCCCGTTTAGACCTGCACCGGGAACAAACATTCCAGCAGCCAATGGGTGATCTTGAGGAAAGTCTGGCTAGCATTTTTGAGGACATCCTTGGCGTATCACGAATAGGAAGATATGACAGCTTTTTTGAGTTAGGTGGTCATTCGCTCAAGGCAACACGTTTAGTATCTCGCGTATACAAGGAGTTAGCTTATGAATTGAATCTCAGGGATATTTTCCGTTTCCCTTCCATTCATGAACTTGCAGTGCATTTGGCTGGGCTGCGTTCCATTCGTGCATTTGAAGGCATTCATCCGGCTGAACCCAGAGAACATTACCCGCTGACTTCAGCGCAAAAAAGGTTGTACATTTTGGAGCAGTTTAGTGACATCGGTACGAGTTATAATATGCCTCTCATCCTTGAGGCAGTGGGGAAGCTTGATGTAGATCGCGTACGGGCATGCTGCTTGCAGTTACTACAACGACATGTTAGCTTACGTACCGCCTTTACCATGATCGAAGATTCTCCTGCTCAAATTGTGTTCGAGTTAAATGAACTGACTCCAGACATCCGTTACATTGAACTGGAGGATGTAAGCAAAACGTCTTTACAAGAACACATTCACGAATTCGTACGTCCTTTTAATTTGAGCCAGCCTCCATTAATGCGGCTTGAAATCATCCGTCTGAACCATGATAAATACATGTTCATGCTGGATATGCATCATCTGATTTCAGATGGTACTTCACTGTACTTGTGGATTAACGAGTTTATGGCTTTATACCGCGGAGAACAGCTTAATCCTCTCCATATCCAGTTCACCGATTATGCTATCTGGCAGCAAGAACAGGGAGAGGATTTACGCGAAAAGCAAAAGAACTATTGGCATAGCCAGCTTGCCGGGGAATTACCTGTACTTCAGCTCCCATACGACCAAGAACGACCGGCAATCCAAGATTTTAGAGGAGATCAACTAACGATACACCTCAGCAGCAATCTTACTCAAAAATTGCATGAAACTTGCCTTCAGAGAGGCGTAACAATGTACATGCTGCTGATGGCAGCCTACCAAATCATGCTGCATAAATACACGGGACAAGAAGACATCATTGTGGGTACGCCGGCAGCAGGTAGAGGACATGTGGATTTGGAACCGATCATTGGCATGTTTGTTAATACCCTGGCTATACGAAGTTTCCCGCGTTCTGATTTGACTTTTGATTCATTTTTGAACGAAGTCAAAAGTGTCTGCCTGGGAGCCTTTGAACATGAAGATTATCCACTGGAACAATTGGTTCAGGATCTTAAAGTTCAGCGTGATTCCAGCCGGAATCCGTTGTTTGATACAATGCTCGCTTTTCAAAATATGGAAAAGGTTACTTTTCGCATGGATAGCCTGGAGATTACAGCTTGTGATTACGAATGGACCTCATCCAAGTTCGACTTGCTCCTTCAAGCTGAAGAAGATGCGGAAAGACTTGTGCTGACATTCGAGTACGCGACTTCCTTGTTTCACAAGGCCACCGTGGAGCGTTTTGGTTCGAGCCTCGTGCGTGTTCTTGAGGAAGTCGTCACCCATCCGGAATTGAAGATTAGAGATATCAGTGTTCTAACTGCACAGGAGATACAAGTAATAGATAGGCAGCTTTCTGGCGAAGACAGAAAAGGCGGACAAGTGAACACGATCTACAGTGCCTTTAGAGAACAGGTACTGCGCACTCCGGACCGAATTGCGATCGTAGAGGAAGAGGTATTTCTTAGCTACCAAGAACTTAGCCAGCGTGTCAATCGACTTGCTAGCGTTATTCGCAAGAAGGGAGTTGGTCATGGATCTGCTGTAGCGATCTGTGGGGAGCGTTCTATTTCATACATTACGGGTGTACTTGCAATCATAAAAGCCGGAGCTGCTTTTGTTCCTATCGATTCAACACTGCCACCAGATCGGATGTTGTACATGCTCCAAGATTCAGACGCAAAGCTTGTAATAGATTGTTCAGGTGAACTCTCGGATATTTCCGAAGTTCCTTTACTTTCTTTAGAGATAAACGATGACGAAGAGTATAACATCGGTTTAGAACCCACCGTCAAACCTGAAGATCCGTTATACATTGTCTACACTTCAGGAACGACAGGTGCACCAAAAGGTGTTCAGTTGGCTCACAGTAATCTGATGAACCTTGTCTTGCATCACCAGCAGCAATCCACAATTCAAATGGATGGCAGAGTGCTTCACGCATCGTCTATTGGATTTGATGTCTGTTATCAGGAAATGTTTGTAACACTTCTTAGCGGCGGGGAACTTGTGATCGCACCGGAACAGGTCAAAACAACACCTGACCTGTTGTTAAAATTTATCCGGAAGCATGAAGTCAAAACATTATTTTTACCGACAGCATATTTCAACTTCCTCGCTGGGGAAGCAGATATGGTTAACGACCTACTGGGGGGAACACTTCAGCACATTGTAGTCGCTGGTGAAGCGCTGGTATTATCAGCCCCGTTCAGATCAGCCTATCAGCAAAGCAAAGTTATATTACACAATCACTATGGCCCATCTGAAACTCATGTAGTAACAACTATTGCCCTCGGCAAAGATGAGGGGTTGCAAGAACGACCGACCATTGGAAAGCCGATTAACAATGTACGTTGTTACATTTTAGATCAACAGAAGCAATTCGTTCCAATTGGTGTCGCAGGAGAATTATACATTTCGGGAGCATCTGTCGGACAAGGGTACGTCAATCAGCCAGAGCTGACTGCGCAGCAGTTCACACAAGATCTTTATCAAGATGGGGTGGTAATGTATCGAACAGGAGATCTTGCCAAATTATTACCTACTGGAGAGATTCAACTGATTGGCAGGACAGATCATCAGGTTAAAATTAGAGGCTATCGGATAGAGCCAGGAGAGATTACTGCATCTTTGCTTCAGCAAGAAGGAATTCGTCAAGCAGCAGCAATCGTAAAAACCGATCCACATGGAGGTAAGGAACTGCTTGCTTTCTACGTGGCAGAAAAGGAGATTGAGCATTCGGATGTATCGTTGTTTCTTGCTAAGCGTTTACCTTCGTACATGATGCCTGCTCATTTGATCCGGCTTGAAACCATTCCGCTTACCCGAAACGGAAAAGTGGACTATAAGGCATTGTCAGCCGCTTCTGCTCCTACTTTGATAAGCGAGTCATATGAAGCACCAACGATGGAGATTGAACTGAAAATAAGCGAATTGTTTAAACATGCTCTTGGCAAAAATCATCTCGGAAGACATTCGGATTTCTTTGCCGAGGGTGGTCATTCATTGAAAGCAATGAAATTAGTAGCAGACATTCGTAAACAATTGAGCGTAGAGATAACCCTGAAGGATATTTTCCTATATCCGACAGTGCAATTACTTGCAAATTACGTCAGTGGATTGGATGGAGCTGAAGCAGCCGCGTCTATTGTTAAGACAGATCGTCTCCATGGATACCCGCTAACTTCTGCTCAAAAAAGACTCTACATTCTCGATCAATATGAAGGAATTAGCACGACGTACCACTTGTCTTCTTCGCTGCTTGTAGAAGGTAAGCTTGATCTAGAACGAGTCCAATTCGTCTATCAGGCCCTCCTTAAGCGGCATGAAAGTTTACGTACTTCTTTCCATATGGAAGACGAAGAAACAATTCAAATCGTGAATGATGTCGAGGACATCGTTCTGTGGTACCGAGATGCAGAAGGAGTAGAGGAGGGCGTATTAAATGAATTAGTGAACTCCTTCATTTGTCCATTTGATCTTCATACGGCCCCGTTAATGAGACTCGGAGTTATTCGGCTGGATAAGGAAAAACATATTCTTCTTATGGATATGCATCATATTGTGTCAGATGGCACATCCATCGGCATTTTGATTGAAGAGTTTCTTGCACTTTATCGTGGAGAACAGCTTCCATCAGTACAGGTTACGTTTAAAGATTTTGCAGTTTGGCAAGAAGATCAGCTAAAGTCAGAACAAACGATTTCAAAAGAAACGTTTTGGACGAATCATCTATCAGGAGAGCTGCCGGTACTCCAATTACCTACAGACTTTCCAAGACCTATCCACCAAAAATTCGAAGGTGAGTTAACATTTCTAGAATTGGATCAGGACTTATTACTAGAATTACGCAAGCTTACCCAAAAAACAAATTCGACTCTTTACATGATCATGCTTTCCGCCTTTTATATTCTGATGCACAAATATTCGGGTGATGAGGACATTATTGTCGGCGTTCCTGTAGCCGGTAGATCACATGCGGACGCGGCCCGCGTTGTTGGCATGTTGGTCAATACATTACCTGTCCGCACCCGCCCAGAACACAATAAAACATTCACAGCCTATTTGCATGAAGTGAAGCAGATTTTGTTAGATGCATTCGAACATCAGGATTACCCGCTAGAGCGTATGATGGAAAAATTGGAATTCGCTGCAGATCCAACTCGAAATCCATTGTTCTCTGTTACTTTCGACTTTCAAAACATGCATATGCCAGCAATGAACCTGGAGGGTATGAAAATTACTAGTTGGGATAGCAGCCACACTAGTTCTAAGTTTGATATATCTGTGTCTGTTTCCGAACAAGAACATGGCGTTCGATGCTTAGTTGAGTATGCAACTTCTCTCTTTAGTCGAGAAACCGTCGATCGGATGATGGCGCATTACCGTGAAATATTGCTTTCTATTATTCATTCGGAAGATACTCTGATTGGGAAATTGGGAAGCATGCCGCTGAACGAAAGAGAGTTGATTTTGGATAATTTCAATCAAAGCAGTAAGGAAATCTACTCCGATGAATGGATACATGTCACCTTTGAACGCCTGGCTGATTGTCAGCCATCCGCTACAGCTATTGTTATGGGAGAAATGCATTTAAGTTATGGCGAATTAAATTCGCATGCGAATCAATTAGCTTATACCTTAATGGAGCAAGGTATTGGGCACAATCAAGTCGTTGCTGTATATATGGACTCTTCTATTAATACTGTCGTATCCATTATCGCCATTTTAAAAGCGGGAGCGGCCTATCTCCCTGTGGATCCAGAGTATCCTCTAGACAGAGTGCACTTTATTCTTGAGGACAGCGAGGCGAAAATGGTCATTACTGATGCTGATCATGCCAAAATGACAGGAAACGTACCTGCCATGATTTACGATTTTGCAGCGAATGTGGATCTATGGGAAATGAGAATCAACAATCCAAACGTTCTGCTTGAGCCAAGCCATCTCGCTTATGTCATCTATACTTCGGGTTCAACAGGAAAACCGAAGGGAGTGAAAATTCCTCACCGAGGACTGTGCAGCTTATCTGAGTTGTGTACTGACAACCTTGAAATTAGACCATCAGATAAGATATCGCAGATAGCGAGCATTGCTTTTGATATGGCTGCATTCGAAATAATTGCCGCTTTGTCTACCGGTGCCCAGTTACACCTTGTACCAAGAAAGGTTGCAGCGAATCCAGAGAAATTGACAGAATTACTAAACGAAAGCGGCATTTCCGTCATGTTTATGACGCCTTCACATCTGGCTTATTTAAATCCAGCTCATCTCCATTCCGTACGCCTCGCAGCCACTGGAGGAGAAGCTATTTCTAAACATGAATATGAACGCTGGCAGAAATTTGAATATGCTAATCTTTACGGACCTACGGAAGCAACAATTCTTGCGACGGCATGGAGGCCTGAGCCGGGAGGTCTCAACGGAATGCAGGTTCCAATTGGCAAACCGGTCGCAGGGAGAAAGATTTACATTCTTAATGAATCACTCGAATTACAGCCGATTGGTGTTGAAGGAGAATTATACATCGGTGGCGAGGGCATCGCGGCAGGTTATGTTGGACTAGAGGAAGTAAATAAGAAACACTTCATAGCCGATCCTTTCTCACCTGGCCAAAAAATGTACAAAACAGGCGACAAGGGCCGCTGGCTTATGGACGGTAACATTGAGTTTAAGGGGCGAGCCGATCATCAAGTCAAAATACGAGGTTACCGAATCGAAACCGGGGAAATTGAGCTTGCTCTTTTACAGCACTCATTCGTCCATGAAGCTGTTGTCATTGTAAAAACCATGACAGATCAGGAGCCTTATTTATGTGCTTTTATCGTAGAAAGCGAGCCTGTTGATTCCAATGTGTTAAGAAGATTTTTATCCGACCGCATACCTCACTATATGCTGCCAGCAAAAATTGTAAAGCTATCGCATCTGCCTGTGACTTTAAATGGCAAGCTGGATAGAAAACAACTTGAAAGTTTCGACATCTCATTAGTGGACGAAACCAATTATATTCAGCCAAGAACGGAAATGGAGCAAGGGCTTGCTGATCTTTGGAAAAAATACTTGAATGCTGAAAGGATCGGTATTCGCGATAATTTCTTTGAGATGGGTGGACAGTCTTTAATTGCAACCAGAATACTTACCGAAATCACTCGCGATTGGGGACTAACAATTTCTTTAAGACACCTGTATCAGTATCAGACCATTGAAGAACTAGCACATTTCATGGAGGGGGAAACAAAACTTGATACCAACGGTGAGCAGCCATAA